One genomic window of Trichlorobacter lovleyi includes the following:
- the bioF gene encoding 8-amino-7-oxononanoate synthase — MPLQLLSQRLEKIHHDGLYRSLRSVERTTSQVCVEGRQALLFCSNNYLGLAEHPALAQAAADAAVQYGTSSAASRLVSGNQPLHQELEDKLAAWKGTEAALLFNSGYAANTGIIAALAGRGDIIFSDRLNHASIIDGALLSGARLIRYPHNDIQALARLLEQHQADGLRLIVTDGVFSMDGDIAPLKAIADLAEQHQTLLMVDDAHAGGVLGQQGRGTVDFCGVAGRVDIQMGTFGKALGSFGAYAACSRLVRDYLINRSRSLIFSTSLPPAVLAASSAAVDLVRCKEGQQLRQQLADNGTLLRSLLQQAGCKVPDGCTPIVPVMVGDAETTTRFSARLLEEGVFVQGIRPPTVPKGTSRLRCTVMASHSPEQIRQAAAAIVRVGRELGVL; from the coding sequence ATGCCGTTGCAGCTTCTCTCTCAAAGGCTTGAGAAAATTCACCATGATGGTCTGTACCGCAGTCTGCGGTCGGTTGAACGGACAACATCGCAGGTCTGTGTTGAAGGTCGTCAGGCGCTCTTGTTCTGTTCAAACAACTATCTGGGGCTGGCAGAACACCCAGCCCTGGCACAGGCCGCGGCTGATGCCGCCGTGCAGTATGGCACCTCCAGTGCCGCTTCGCGGCTGGTCTCCGGCAACCAGCCGTTGCATCAGGAGCTTGAAGATAAGCTGGCTGCCTGGAAAGGAACGGAAGCCGCTCTGTTGTTTAACAGCGGCTATGCAGCCAACACCGGCATCATTGCTGCCCTGGCCGGGCGGGGTGACATCATCTTTTCTGACCGGCTTAATCATGCCAGCATCATTGATGGGGCCCTGCTCTCAGGGGCAAGGCTGATCCGTTATCCCCATAATGACATCCAGGCACTGGCACGCCTGTTGGAACAGCATCAGGCAGACGGTCTGAGACTGATCGTGACTGACGGGGTCTTCAGCATGGATGGCGATATCGCCCCGTTAAAAGCGATTGCAGATTTGGCAGAACAGCATCAGACCCTCTTGATGGTGGATGATGCCCATGCCGGAGGGGTGCTGGGGCAGCAGGGCAGAGGAACGGTTGATTTTTGCGGCGTTGCAGGGCGGGTTGACATTCAGATGGGGACCTTTGGCAAGGCCCTGGGCAGCTTTGGCGCCTATGCTGCCTGTTCAAGGCTGGTGCGGGACTATCTGATCAACCGTTCACGTTCATTGATCTTTTCCACTTCCCTGCCACCGGCAGTGCTGGCCGCCTCGTCAGCAGCCGTTGATTTGGTGCGGTGCAAGGAAGGTCAGCAATTACGGCAGCAACTTGCGGATAACGGTACGCTGTTGCGTTCGCTCCTGCAGCAGGCCGGCTGCAAGGTTCCTGATGGCTGTACGCCGATTGTTCCGGTTATGGTGGGTGATGCGGAAACGACCACTCGCTTTTCAGCCAGATTGCTGGAGGAAGGGGTCTTTGTGCAGGGAATCCGGCCGCCGACCGTACCCAAAGGGACCAGCCGTCTGCGGTGTACGGTCATGGCCAGCCATAGCCCGGAGCAGATCCGCCAGGCAGCGGCTGCCATTGTCCGGGTTGGCCGGGAACTGGGGGTGCTCTGA
- a CDS encoding mannose-1-phosphate guanylyltransferase, whose product MYVVILAGGSGTRFWPVSRTARPKQLISVTDGPTMLQRTVERILPLKPKRVLVITNRLQAAETERQLAGYRASVPVDVIAEPVGRNTAPAVGLAATIIAAHDPEGVMAVLPADHYIRDDAGLCQCLLQAAGSARNGWLMTLGIVPTSPETGYGYLEADMSLRGLGPFPVTRFVEKPDRATALAYLEAGTFFWNSGMFVWRADTILAEIGRYMPELAARLEQMTFGYVWDLADLSGQIAEMYTAIVGQSIDYGVMEQSERVQMVPADIGWSDVGSWSALPEVAELDAQGTVVANCSNYVNVDSSGCIVSGNGNVVATVGVHDLIVVATPDAVLVCPKDRAQDVKKVVEQLAAQGLENYL is encoded by the coding sequence ATGTATGTTGTGATACTGGCAGGAGGTTCCGGCACCCGTTTCTGGCCGGTTTCCCGCACGGCACGTCCCAAACAGCTGATCAGCGTGACCGATGGCCCCACCATGCTGCAACGGACCGTTGAGCGTATCCTGCCGCTTAAACCCAAAAGGGTTCTGGTCATAACCAACCGGCTGCAGGCTGCAGAAACAGAACGTCAGCTGGCCGGATACCGGGCCTCGGTGCCGGTTGATGTGATTGCCGAGCCGGTGGGGCGTAATACTGCCCCGGCAGTGGGGCTGGCTGCCACCATCATTGCTGCCCATGACCCGGAAGGAGTGATGGCAGTTCTGCCTGCCGACCATTATATACGGGATGATGCCGGGCTGTGCCAGTGTCTGCTGCAGGCTGCCGGTTCTGCCCGCAACGGCTGGCTGATGACCCTGGGTATTGTGCCAACCAGTCCTGAGACCGGCTATGGCTACCTTGAGGCAGATATGAGCCTGAGGGGGCTCGGTCCCTTCCCGGTGACGCGCTTTGTGGAAAAACCGGATCGTGCCACCGCCCTTGCCTATCTGGAGGCTGGTACCTTTTTCTGGAACAGCGGCATGTTTGTCTGGCGTGCAGATACGATCCTGGCCGAGATTGGACGTTACATGCCGGAACTTGCTGCCAGACTGGAACAGATGACCTTTGGTTATGTCTGGGACCTGGCTGATTTGTCGGGCCAGATCGCAGAGATGTATACTGCCATTGTTGGCCAGTCCATTGATTATGGGGTCATGGAACAATCTGAACGGGTCCAGATGGTCCCTGCTGATATTGGCTGGAGTGATGTGGGTAGCTGGTCAGCCTTGCCGGAAGTCGCGGAGCTTGACGCACAGGGCACGGTGGTTGCCAACTGCAGCAATTACGTGAATGTTGACAGCAGCGGCTGTATTGTCTCCGGTAATGGTAATGTTGTCGCGACCGTGGGGGTGCATGACCTGATTGTGGTTGCCACCCCTGATGCCGTACTGGTCTGCCCGAAGGATCGGGCTCAGGATGTCAAGAAGGTGGTTGAACAGCTGGCTGCTCAAGGGCTGGAGAACTATTTGTAG
- a CDS encoding cupin domain-containing protein: MTLERGERPWGTYTVLEENSHYKIKRIEVLPGQRLSLQKHHHRSEHWIVVSGTALVTCGEREFMVNVNESTFIPIGEQHRLQNPGKIPLVIIEVQSGEYLGEDDIVRFQDDYQRAEE, encoded by the coding sequence ATGACACTGGAGCGTGGAGAGCGGCCCTGGGGCACCTACACGGTGCTTGAGGAAAACAGTCACTACAAGATCAAGCGGATTGAGGTGTTGCCGGGACAACGGCTGTCACTGCAGAAACATCACCATCGCAGCGAACACTGGATCGTGGTCTCGGGAACGGCCCTGGTGACCTGTGGTGAACGTGAATTCATGGTAAATGTCAATGAGTCCACCTTTATTCCGATCGGTGAACAGCACCGTCTGCAAAATCCCGGCAAGATCCCGCTGGTTATTATTGAGGTACAGAGCGGTGAATATCTGGGTGAGGATGACATTGTCCGTTTTCAGGATGACTACCAGCGGGCTGAGGAGTAG
- a CDS encoding sigma-54-dependent transcriptional regulator: protein MRTRILVVDDELSMREFISILLEREGYEVLTAADAATALTRLAASDIDLVISDVQMPGLSGLELLARIKENKPDTAVLLITAFSTAEQAVEAMKLGAYDYLAKPFKVDEIKILVKNALEKRDLKRENRQLREKAGVCEGYGGIVGTSQRMKEVFNLLRKVAESQTTVLVSGESGTGKELAAKAIHEGSSRKNKPFVAVNCGAIPENLIESELFGHVKGAFTGAVGERAGLFEQASGGTVFLDEIGELPLAMQTRLLRVIQEREVRRVGGSATKKVDVRLLAASNRDLALQVKEGTFREDLYYRINVVQVVMPPLRERVEDIPLLVEHLVRKHCGSGGIVTSEALKCLMAYPFPGNVRELENIIERSLVLDRERITLDSLPAQVRGAIKRFDLHAAIELPDEGIDLEPALENLEKQYLVKALEKSGGSKTKAADLLGMSFRSYRYKLSKFGLAAEGE from the coding sequence GTGAGAACCAGAATACTGGTCGTTGATGATGAATTGAGCATGCGGGAGTTTATCTCGATCCTGCTTGAGCGCGAAGGGTATGAGGTGCTGACGGCTGCGGATGCAGCCACCGCACTTACCCGACTGGCTGCCTCGGATATCGATCTGGTGATTTCAGATGTGCAGATGCCGGGCTTAAGCGGCCTGGAGCTGCTTGCCCGGATTAAGGAGAACAAACCTGATACTGCAGTGCTCTTGATTACCGCCTTTTCAACGGCCGAGCAGGCGGTTGAGGCGATGAAGCTGGGGGCCTATGATTACCTGGCCAAGCCGTTTAAGGTGGATGAAATCAAGATCCTGGTTAAGAACGCCTTGGAAAAGCGTGACCTGAAGCGTGAAAACCGGCAACTGCGGGAAAAGGCCGGTGTCTGTGAAGGATATGGCGGTATTGTCGGTACGTCACAGCGGATGAAAGAGGTCTTTAATCTGCTGCGTAAGGTTGCCGAGTCCCAGACCACGGTGCTTGTTTCCGGCGAAAGCGGCACCGGTAAAGAGTTGGCAGCCAAGGCGATTCATGAAGGCAGTAGTCGTAAAAATAAGCCGTTTGTGGCGGTGAATTGTGGTGCAATTCCTGAAAATCTGATTGAGAGTGAACTGTTCGGCCATGTCAAAGGGGCCTTTACCGGTGCCGTGGGAGAGCGGGCCGGGCTGTTTGAACAGGCAAGCGGCGGAACGGTTTTTCTTGATGAGATCGGCGAGCTGCCGTTGGCGATGCAGACCCGCCTGCTACGGGTGATTCAGGAACGTGAAGTGCGCCGGGTCGGCGGATCAGCCACCAAAAAGGTTGATGTGCGTCTGCTGGCGGCCTCAAACCGCGATCTGGCACTACAGGTGAAGGAAGGTACCTTTCGCGAGGATCTCTACTATCGGATCAATGTCGTCCAGGTGGTGATGCCTCCCCTGCGGGAACGGGTTGAGGATATTCCACTGTTGGTTGAACATCTGGTCAGGAAACATTGCGGCAGCGGCGGGATTGTTACTTCGGAAGCACTTAAATGCCTGATGGCCTACCCATTCCCCGGAAACGTGCGGGAGCTGGAGAATATTATTGAGCGCAGTCTGGTGCTCGATCGTGAACGGATTACCCTGGATAGCCTGCCCGCCCAGGTCAGGGGGGCGATCAAACGCTTTGACCTGCATGCTGCAATTGAGCTGCCTGATGAAGGGATCGATCTGGAGCCGGCCCTTGAAAATCTGGAGAAACAGTATCTGGTGAAGGCCCTGGAGAAATCAGGCGGCAGTAAGACCAAGGCCGCCGATCTGCTGGGGATGTCGTTCCGCTCCTATCGCTACAAACTGTCTAAATTCGGGTTGGCTGCTGAGGGTGAGTAA
- a CDS encoding ArsR/SmtB family transcription factor: protein MDFDKNMMFSNEAEILKVLGHPIRLKIVAGLCTQECNVKHIWECLNLPQATVSQHLALLKNKGIIEGKRDGVEVHYSVIHPLAKKLIAALMNSDQRLPVA from the coding sequence ATGGATTTTGACAAAAATATGATGTTTAGCAATGAGGCTGAAATTCTGAAGGTTCTGGGACACCCGATCCGTCTCAAGATCGTGGCTGGACTGTGTACCCAGGAGTGCAATGTCAAGCATATCTGGGAATGTCTCAACCTGCCTCAGGCGACGGTATCCCAACATCTGGCCCTGCTGAAGAACAAAGGCATCATTGAGGGCAAGCGTGACGGTGTCGAGGTCCATTACAGCGTTATTCACCCCCTGGCAAAGAAACTGATCGCTGCACTAATGAACTCAGATCAGCGCCTGCCTGTTGCATAA
- the rfbD gene encoding dTDP-4-dehydrorhamnose reductase produces the protein MILVVGANGMLGQDLMSLLGERGRGVDLPDIDITDMVSVQQVLTTLKPKVVINCAAYTDVDGCETNPETAMQVNGEGVAFLALVTREIEAKLVQVSTDYVFDGSKGSPYGEDDLQQPLNIYGESKLAGELNVDINPDNLLVRTQWLYGLHGKNFVETMLKLGQEKKELTVVDDQIGSPTWTMDLARGIIALIDKGCRGTYHCANSGHTSWNGFAKAIFDEAGLKLQVLPMTTEQLNRPARRPLYSTLDCSKLVADTGFEPQPWHEALKQYLQLRKES, from the coding sequence ATGATCCTGGTGGTGGGAGCAAACGGGATGCTGGGGCAGGATCTGATGAGCCTGCTGGGTGAGCGGGGCAGGGGAGTGGACCTGCCGGACATTGATATTACTGATATGGTCTCTGTGCAACAGGTACTGACTACCCTGAAACCCAAGGTGGTGATCAACTGCGCTGCCTACACGGATGTGGATGGCTGTGAAACCAACCCGGAGACCGCCATGCAGGTCAATGGTGAGGGGGTGGCCTTTCTTGCCCTGGTGACCCGTGAGATCGAGGCCAAGCTTGTGCAGGTCAGCACAGATTACGTCTTCGACGGCAGTAAGGGCAGTCCCTATGGTGAGGATGACCTGCAGCAACCGCTGAACATCTATGGTGAATCCAAACTGGCTGGCGAACTGAATGTGGATATCAACCCTGACAACCTGCTGGTGCGGACCCAGTGGTTGTATGGCCTGCATGGCAAGAATTTTGTGGAAACCATGCTGAAGCTGGGGCAGGAAAAGAAAGAACTGACGGTGGTGGATGACCAGATCGGTTCTCCCACCTGGACCATGGATCTGGCCAGGGGGATCATTGCCCTGATTGATAAAGGCTGCCGTGGCACCTATCACTGCGCCAACAGCGGCCATACCTCCTGGAACGGCTTTGCCAAGGCGATCTTTGACGAGGCCGGGTTGAAGCTGCAGGTGCTGCCCATGACCACCGAGCAGTTGAACCGCCCGGCCCGGCGTCCTCTCTACTCAACCCTTGATTGCAGCAAGCTGGTTGCTGATACCGGCTTTGAGCCGCAACCATGGCACGAGGCACTGAAACAGTACCTGCAGCTGAGGAAGGAATCCTGA
- a CDS encoding alpha/beta fold hydrolase, producing the protein MPFAGPIWYDECGAGQPVLFVHGWCMSSAVWGLQRDPLAEQCRVIALDLRGHGLSGVPEAGKTGFGGYADDVVSVVEQLDLQDVVAVGWSLGAQALLKAWPDLQERLAGLVLVGATPRFSAAPHFPHGLPPKEAEGMRLKVRRSLKRALDGFHRNLFVEHELDDPVVAQLVAEQLGQVVMPQPAAALAGLEALMEEELMEEAQQVTCPTLLLHGDQDRVCLPAASAWLGQRMQNSQRLLYPGAGHAPFLSRARQFNHDLLHFVGELHGTD; encoded by the coding sequence ATGCCGTTTGCAGGGCCAATCTGGTATGATGAGTGCGGTGCGGGACAGCCGGTCCTGTTCGTACATGGCTGGTGCATGTCATCAGCTGTCTGGGGATTGCAGCGGGACCCGCTGGCTGAACAATGCCGTGTTATTGCTTTGGATCTGCGGGGACATGGGTTGTCAGGAGTGCCCGAGGCGGGAAAAACAGGATTCGGCGGCTACGCTGATGACGTTGTCAGTGTTGTTGAACAGCTTGATCTGCAGGATGTCGTTGCCGTTGGCTGGTCCCTGGGGGCACAGGCCCTGCTCAAGGCTTGGCCGGATCTGCAGGAACGGCTGGCCGGGCTGGTGCTGGTGGGAGCAACCCCGCGTTTTTCAGCAGCCCCTCACTTTCCCCATGGTTTGCCTCCGAAAGAGGCTGAAGGGATGCGCCTGAAGGTGCGCCGCAGCCTTAAACGGGCCCTGGACGGTTTTCATCGCAATCTGTTTGTTGAACATGAGCTTGATGACCCTGTTGTTGCGCAACTGGTTGCGGAGCAGTTAGGGCAGGTTGTCATGCCACAGCCTGCTGCTGCCCTTGCGGGGCTTGAGGCGTTGATGGAGGAGGAACTCATGGAAGAGGCCCAGCAGGTCACCTGTCCCACCCTGCTGCTGCATGGCGACCAGGATCGGGTCTGCCTGCCTGCTGCTTCAGCCTGGCTGGGACAACGGATGCAGAACAGCCAGCGCCTGCTCTATCCTGGCGCTGGTCATGCCCCGTTTTTAAGCCGTGCCCGGCAATTCAACCATGATCTGTTACATTTTGTTGGAGAACTGCATGGCACAGATTGA
- the rfbB gene encoding dTDP-glucose 4,6-dehydratase, producing MSEKQFQPTALLVTGGAGFIGSNFINRFMPLNPGCRVVNLDALTYAGNLKNLTTVEHSTNYRFVKGDIGDAVLVASLLAEEKIDAVVHFAAESHVDRSITGPEIFVRTNVLGTQVLLEESRKHWQSGMVPSFRYYQISTDEVYGSLGETGYFTEETPLAANSPYSASKAGADLLVRAYHETFGMPTLVSRCSNNYGPYHFPEKLIPLLIANIIARKPLPVYGDGSNVRDWLHVGDHGAAIECILKGAKPGSVYNIGGNNEWQNIAIVNLVCDLLDSKLGRQPGENRSLITFVKDRPGHDRRYAIDASKLKQDLGWSPSYTFETGIAETIDWYLANQHWVAEVTSGSYRDYYQQQYGGAA from the coding sequence ATGTCTGAGAAACAGTTTCAACCCACCGCCCTGCTGGTGACCGGTGGGGCCGGTTTTATCGGTTCCAATTTCATCAACCGCTTCATGCCGTTGAACCCTGGTTGCCGTGTCGTCAACCTTGATGCCCTGACCTATGCCGGCAACCTGAAAAACCTGACGACTGTTGAGCACAGCACAAACTATCGCTTTGTTAAAGGTGATATTGGTGATGCCGTACTGGTGGCGTCGCTGCTGGCTGAAGAAAAGATTGATGCGGTGGTGCATTTTGCGGCTGAGTCCCATGTGGACCGTTCCATAACCGGCCCGGAGATATTTGTCCGTACCAATGTACTGGGTACCCAGGTGTTGTTGGAGGAAAGCCGTAAACACTGGCAGTCGGGTATGGTGCCGAGTTTCCGCTACTATCAGATTTCCACCGATGAGGTCTACGGCTCATTGGGGGAGACCGGCTATTTTACTGAGGAGACACCGCTGGCTGCCAACTCTCCCTATTCTGCCTCCAAGGCCGGTGCAGACCTGCTGGTGCGGGCCTATCATGAGACCTTTGGCATGCCGACGCTTGTTTCACGCTGTTCCAACAACTATGGTCCCTACCACTTTCCTGAAAAGCTGATCCCTCTTTTGATCGCCAATATCATCGCCAGAAAACCGCTGCCGGTCTATGGTGATGGCAGCAATGTGCGGGACTGGCTGCACGTCGGAGATCATGGTGCCGCCATCGAGTGTATTCTGAAGGGGGCCAAGCCAGGTTCGGTCTACAATATCGGTGGTAATAACGAATGGCAGAATATCGCCATTGTCAATCTGGTCTGTGACCTGCTGGATAGTAAGCTAGGCAGGCAGCCGGGCGAAAACCGCAGCCTGATCACGTTTGTCAAGGACCGTCCCGGCCATGACCGGCGTTATGCCATTGATGCCTCCAAACTTAAACAGGATCTGGGGTGGTCTCCGTCCTATACCTTTGAAACCGGTATAGCCGAGACCATTGACTGGTATCTGGCCAACCAGCACTGGGTTGCAGAAGTTACCAGTGGCAGCTACCGTGACTACTACCAGCAGCAGTACGGAGGTGCAGCATGA
- a CDS encoding methyltransferase domain-containing protein, producing the protein MAQIDRQRVQCSFHRGAGEYDQHTPVQQRVLRQLLQALGQLPLAADARVLDIGCGTGRLLELVKQHFPGTALTGLDLTPNMLQQAAARLGENARLVQGDAEQLPFADNSFQLVLSSSTFQWLDNLQHCFEEAGRVLEPEGRFLFSLFGEGTLFELRESWHQALLNTGRSDGTTHNGTHRFHGSEQVRHALELTGFREIAVWSGLEQVWYQDVPHLLQAIKRIGAGTARPPSGGGLGWRRVLHEMAAVYYERFGTPDGVPVSYRVIYATGRR; encoded by the coding sequence ATGGCACAGATTGATCGGCAGAGGGTCCAGTGCTCGTTTCACCGCGGAGCAGGAGAGTATGACCAGCATACGCCGGTTCAGCAGCGGGTGTTGCGGCAACTGCTCCAGGCACTTGGGCAGTTGCCGCTTGCTGCAGATGCACGTGTGCTGGATATCGGGTGCGGTACCGGACGTCTACTGGAACTGGTGAAACAGCATTTCCCGGGCACCGCCCTGACCGGTCTGGACCTGACTCCCAATATGCTGCAGCAGGCAGCTGCCCGTCTGGGGGAAAATGCCCGACTGGTACAGGGAGACGCAGAACAGCTCCCCTTTGCCGATAACAGCTTTCAACTGGTTCTTTCCAGCTCGACCTTTCAATGGCTTGACAATCTGCAGCACTGTTTTGAAGAAGCCGGGCGTGTGCTTGAACCGGAAGGGCGTTTTTTATTCAGCCTGTTTGGTGAAGGGACACTCTTTGAGTTGCGGGAATCGTGGCACCAAGCCTTACTGAATACCGGACGGTCAGACGGGACAACACACAACGGTACTCATCGTTTTCATGGCAGTGAACAGGTCCGGCATGCCCTGGAATTGACGGGCTTCCGTGAAATAGCGGTCTGGTCCGGGCTGGAACAGGTCTGGTATCAGGATGTGCCGCATCTGCTGCAGGCAATCAAACGGATTGGGGCGGGGACTGCGCGGCCACCATCCGGTGGCGGACTGGGGTGGCGCAGGGTGCTGCATGAGATGGCAGCGGTCTATTACGAACGGTTTGGTACGCCTGACGGTGTGCCGGTCAGTTATAGGGTGATTTATGCAACAGGCAGGCGCTGA
- a CDS encoding DUF448 domain-containing protein yields MKLHSGPGPQRSCIACRREGDKTGFLRFVIAPDGTVTPDLEGKLPGRGAYLCQSRRCVLDAVSKRQFNRAFKGMAAAVDGPALVTLLQQIMEQRISGYLALANKAGATVSGGEAIERSLKGAKLPRLLVLATDISSAIAEKLEGMAARAAVPVVQVLSKELLGQLVGKESDRSAVAVMSDGFAWSLVKEIERYRNYLEEESGR; encoded by the coding sequence ATGAAGCTGCACAGTGGGCCAGGGCCACAGCGAAGTTGTATTGCCTGCAGACGCGAAGGTGATAAAACGGGCTTTCTACGTTTTGTGATCGCGCCGGACGGCACGGTAACCCCGGACCTGGAGGGAAAACTACCCGGTCGTGGAGCGTATCTCTGCCAGTCAAGGCGTTGCGTGCTGGATGCTGTCTCCAAGCGACAGTTTAATCGTGCCTTCAAGGGGATGGCTGCAGCGGTTGACGGTCCGGCGCTGGTAACGCTTCTGCAACAGATCATGGAACAGCGGATTAGCGGCTATCTTGCCCTGGCCAATAAGGCCGGTGCAACGGTGTCCGGCGGTGAGGCAATTGAACGGTCCCTGAAGGGGGCAAAACTGCCGCGTCTGCTTGTGCTGGCAACGGATATCTCTTCAGCCATTGCTGAAAAGCTGGAAGGGATGGCGGCACGGGCGGCTGTGCCGGTGGTGCAGGTGTTGTCCAAGGAGTTGTTGGGACAACTGGTAGGTAAAGAGTCGGATCGAAGCGCTGTAGCCGTGATGTCGGACGGCTTTGCATGGTCACTTGTTAAGGAAATTGAGCGATACAGGAACTACCTGGAGGAGGAGAGCGGTCGATGA
- the nusA gene encoding transcription termination factor NusA — MDTIVSLKQAIEQIVKEKGIDRQVVIEAMEQAVLSAANKKYRNTRNLEAHYNNDTGEVELFEYVVVVEEVQDSYTEISLDEAREMDPECEVGDELGEKIDSGDFGRIAAQTAKQVIIQKVREAERETVFNEYKDRQWEIVTGQVRRFERGDLLIDLGRAEAILSGKEQMPREVYRPGDRIRAIITDIAMTTKGPQIILSRTHPQMLAKLFEAEVPEIGEGLVEIVNVVRDPGSRAKIAVASHDRDIDPVGACVGMRGSRVQNVVSELRGEKIDIIPWSADIARFVCNALSPAQVVKVFMDEEQRTLEVIVPDDQLSLAIGKRGQNVSLAARLTGCRIDIKGEGKVEEGDLEEFASFDGTHVDEEPEEVSMDEETDQQQPEPEIAA; from the coding sequence GTGGATACAATCGTCAGTCTCAAACAGGCCATCGAGCAGATCGTGAAAGAGAAGGGGATCGACCGTCAGGTGGTGATCGAGGCGATGGAACAGGCAGTTCTGTCTGCTGCCAATAAAAAATATCGTAATACCCGCAACCTGGAAGCACATTATAACAATGACACCGGCGAGGTGGAACTGTTTGAATATGTGGTGGTGGTGGAAGAGGTACAGGATTCCTACACCGAGATCTCACTGGATGAGGCCCGTGAAATGGACCCCGAGTGTGAGGTCGGTGATGAACTGGGTGAGAAAATTGATTCCGGTGACTTTGGCCGGATTGCTGCACAGACAGCCAAGCAGGTTATTATCCAGAAGGTGCGTGAAGCAGAGCGCGAGACCGTCTTCAATGAATACAAGGATCGCCAGTGGGAAATCGTGACCGGTCAGGTCCGTCGTTTTGAACGCGGCGATCTGCTGATTGACCTCGGCCGGGCAGAAGCGATATTGTCTGGCAAAGAGCAGATGCCCCGTGAAGTGTACCGTCCCGGAGACCGGATCCGGGCCATTATCACCGACATCGCCATGACCACCAAGGGGCCGCAGATCATCCTGTCCCGCACCCATCCCCAGATGCTGGCCAAGCTGTTTGAGGCTGAAGTCCCGGAGATCGGTGAGGGGTTGGTTGAGATTGTTAATGTGGTGCGTGATCCGGGGAGCCGGGCCAAGATTGCCGTTGCCTCCCATGACCGTGATATTGATCCGGTTGGCGCCTGCGTTGGTATGCGCGGCTCACGTGTCCAGAATGTTGTTTCCGAACTGCGTGGCGAGAAGATCGACATCATCCCCTGGTCGGCTGATATCGCCCGTTTTGTCTGCAATGCGCTGTCGCCGGCCCAGGTTGTCAAGGTCTTTATGGACGAGGAACAACGTACGCTTGAGGTGATTGTGCCTGATGACCAGCTCTCCCTTGCAATCGGCAAGCGTGGCCAGAACGTCAGCCTTGCTGCCCGGCTGACCGGCTGCCGGATCGACATCAAGGGTGAAGGCAAGGTGGAGGAAGGTGATCTTGAAGAATTCGCTTCCTTTGATGGTACCCATGTTGATGAAGAGCCGGAAGAAGTAAGCATGGATGAAGAGACTGATCAGCAACAACCGGAACCGGAGATTGCTGCCTAA
- the rimP gene encoding ribosome maturation factor RimP: MSGADPILRVETLLQPILDAMGLELVELEFKKVGRSYLLRVFIDKPDGVNLDDCAEVSRELSVQLDVEDCIVSRYTLEVSSPGLDRPLKKEQDFIRYQGRLAVVKTTELLTDEKGSPRKTFLGFIEGVEGGVVTIRLKEGPQARIPWDKIAKAHLEFEF; the protein is encoded by the coding sequence ATGAGTGGAGCTGATCCCATACTGCGGGTAGAGACGTTGCTTCAGCCAATTCTTGATGCAATGGGACTTGAGCTGGTGGAGCTTGAGTTCAAGAAGGTTGGACGGAGCTATCTGCTGCGGGTCTTCATTGACAAGCCGGACGGGGTGAATCTGGATGACTGTGCTGAAGTAAGCCGTGAACTGTCGGTGCAGCTTGATGTTGAGGACTGTATTGTCAGCCGCTATACCCTGGAAGTGTCGTCACCGGGCCTTGACCGGCCACTGAAAAAGGAACAGGATTTCATTCGTTATCAAGGGCGACTTGCCGTGGTGAAAACCACGGAACTGCTGACGGATGAAAAAGGAAGCCCGCGCAAGACTTTCCTTGGTTTCATTGAAGGGGTTGAGGGTGGCGTGGTAACGATCCGTTTAAAGGAGGGTCCCCAGGCCCGTATTCCCTGGGACAAGATTGCCAAGGCGCATCTTGAGTTTGAATTCTAG